The following proteins are co-located in the Anopheles bellator unplaced genomic scaffold, idAnoBellAS_SP24_06.2 scaffold00599_ctg1, whole genome shotgun sequence genome:
- the LOC131214333 gene encoding uncharacterized protein LOC131214333 — protein sequence MFSEMYRTYYRLCQLFAQETRSFAYIGTNLPVITPRLEWIMSVFETTDLVDIVKVLDDLELRAIGAATARERLVIIECYAISFTNIEPTMKRGTNSLNGGKSKPTSASAQKIEG from the exons ATGTTCAGTGAAATGTACCGTACATACTACAGGTTGTGTCAGTTG TTCGCGCAGGAAACAAGATCCTTCGCATACATTGGAACAAATCTGCCAGTGATCACCCCTCGGCTTGAGTGGATTATGTCGGTATTCGAAACAACGGACCTGGTAGACATTGTCAAAGTGCTGGATGACTTGGAATTGAGGGCAATTGGGGCAGCAACTGCCAGGGAACGATTGGTAATCATAGAATGCTACGCAATATCTTTCACGA ACATCGAACCGACAATGAAACGCGGAACAAATTCTTTGAAtggaggaaaatcgaaaccaacgtCCGCCAgtgcacaaaaaatcgaaggTTAA